One window of the Elusimicrobiota bacterium genome contains the following:
- a CDS encoding type IV pilus twitching motility protein PilT — translation MAKLDRLLKTLRDHNGSDLHLSPGNPPIGRVAGSLKPLQPEPMSALENHALLYEIMLDHQRAEFEKTHDLDFAYPVDALQARFRANVYVGRLGISAVFRLIPAEIKTVQQLGLPESILRFCDLPKGLVLVTGGTGSGKSTTLAALVDHINRTQTDHILTIEDPIEFVHVCQKSLVNQREVGAHTDSFATALRAALREDPDVILVGEMRDLETIELAITAAETGHLVFGTLHTSSAAKTVDRIINVFPTGQQAQIRTMLAESLQGVISQTLLRGLQGGRVAALEILIGTPAVSNLIREAKSYQIPGVIQTGRREGMQSMEMAIRALVDSNGISPEEARAFLPHPDQHKNHGDGARESAGIHN, via the coding sequence ATGGCGAAGCTAGACCGACTTCTGAAGACCCTGCGCGACCACAACGGCTCGGACCTGCATCTGTCGCCCGGCAATCCTCCCATCGGACGCGTCGCCGGCAGCCTAAAGCCCTTGCAACCCGAGCCCATGTCCGCGCTGGAGAACCACGCTCTCCTCTATGAGATCATGCTGGACCATCAGCGCGCGGAATTCGAGAAGACCCACGACCTGGATTTCGCCTACCCCGTGGATGCGCTCCAGGCGCGCTTCCGCGCCAATGTCTACGTGGGACGTCTCGGCATCAGCGCCGTCTTCCGGCTGATCCCGGCCGAGATCAAGACCGTGCAGCAGTTGGGCCTGCCCGAATCCATCCTGCGGTTCTGCGACCTGCCCAAAGGCCTCGTGCTGGTGACCGGCGGCACCGGCAGCGGGAAATCGACCACTCTGGCCGCCTTGGTGGACCATATCAATCGGACGCAGACCGATCATATCCTGACCATCGAAGACCCCATCGAGTTCGTCCATGTCTGCCAAAAGAGCCTCGTCAACCAAAGGGAAGTGGGCGCCCATACGGATTCCTTCGCCACCGCCCTGCGCGCCGCCTTGCGCGAAGACCCGGATGTCATCTTGGTCGGCGAGATGCGCGACCTGGAGACCATCGAGCTGGCCATCACGGCGGCCGAGACCGGGCACCTGGTCTTCGGAACGCTGCACACCAGCAGCGCGGCCAAGACCGTGGACCGCATCATCAACGTCTTCCCCACCGGCCAGCAGGCCCAGATACGGACCATGCTCGCCGAGTCCCTGCAGGGCGTCATCTCGCAGACCCTCCTGCGCGGCCTGCAGGGCGGCCGGGTCGCGGCGCTGGAGATCCTCATCGGGACGCCGGCCGTCTCCAATCTGATCCGCGAAGCCAAGTCTTACCAGATCCCCGGCGTCATCCAGACCGGCAGACGCGAGGGCATGCAGTCCATGGAAATGGCGATCCGGGCCCTCGTCGACAGCAACGGCATCTCGCCCGAGGAGGCCCGAGCCTTCCTGCCCCACCCCGACCAGCATAAAAACCATGGGGACGGAGCCCGGGAATCCGCCGGGATCCACAACTGA
- a CDS encoding nucleoside monophosphate kinase, producing the protein MKRRLFILSALLLVAGPPAGQAALLQVQTISRSSPGTPVPVIGSILQPLNILSNPTLAAPSLVSIWSAMPFAPAPRVLAAPAPALTQTAAIETQALPIQAGLAAAAQTISEAKQQPETPVETLAVQAAHTFDGAKPAVSDAVSVPEAPAAAPVASKPLRLIITGPPGSGKGTYSEKIAAEYGVVHISVGELLRSYAATHPEVAKVMATGKLVDSKLVLDVVRQRLSQSDIKERGFILDGFPRRSEEAAALQEMLGDAGVDGVIELKVPEGELLRRILARGRADDKADVFKERMKIYREQTVPAVERFKSGAPVLAPEVSGSSIEANYARVKAALGGLLDKLLGN; encoded by the coding sequence ATGAAGCGCCGGCTATTCATCCTTTCCGCTCTTCTCCTGGTCGCGGGCCCGCCCGCGGGCCAGGCCGCGCTCCTCCAGGTCCAGACCATCAGCCGCAGTTCGCCCGGGACCCCGGTCCCGGTCATCGGCTCCATCCTCCAGCCGCTGAACATCCTCTCCAATCCGACTTTGGCCGCGCCGTCCTTGGTCTCCATCTGGTCGGCCATGCCCTTCGCCCCGGCCCCGAGAGTCCTGGCCGCCCCGGCGCCGGCCCTGACGCAGACCGCCGCGATCGAGACCCAGGCCTTGCCGATCCAGGCCGGCCTGGCCGCGGCCGCGCAGACGATCTCCGAAGCCAAGCAGCAGCCCGAGACCCCGGTCGAGACGCTGGCCGTCCAGGCCGCGCACACCTTCGACGGAGCCAAGCCTGCGGTCTCGGACGCGGTCTCGGTCCCCGAAGCCCCGGCCGCGGCTCCGGTCGCGTCCAAGCCTCTGCGCCTGATCATCACGGGGCCCCCGGGCTCGGGCAAGGGGACCTACTCCGAGAAGATCGCGGCGGAATACGGCGTCGTGCATATCTCCGTGGGCGAGCTTCTGCGCTCCTACGCGGCGACCCATCCCGAGGTGGCCAAGGTCATGGCCACGGGCAAGCTCGTGGACTCCAAGCTGGTGCTCGACGTGGTCCGCCAGCGCCTCTCCCAGTCCGACATCAAAGAGCGCGGCTTCATCTTGGACGGCTTCCCGCGCCGGTCCGAGGAGGCCGCGGCCCTGCAGGAGATGCTGGGCGATGCCGGCGTGGACGGCGTCATCGAGCTCAAAGTCCCGGAAGGCGAGCTCCTGCGCCGCATCCTGGCGCGCGGCCGGGCCGACGACAAGGCCGACGTCTTCAAGGAACGCATGAAGATCTACCGTGAGCAGACCGTGCCGGCGGTGGAGCGCTTCAAGAGCGGCGCGCCGGTGCTCGCCCCTGAGGTCTCAGGCTCCTCCATCGAGGCCAACTACGCCCGGGTCAAGGCCGCTTTGGGCGGCCTGCTCGACAAGCTCCTCGGCAATTAG
- a CDS encoding SUMF1/EgtB/PvdO family nonheme iron enzyme: protein MMGKRLGWGSVAAACAFLALACKAPKQGGPARSAATAGQAGIAWVAIPGGSFMMGVEELADSKPRHQVTVETFQMAKTLVTNKQYRACVQAGACTAPMDEGAGFKGDDQPVVGVDWEQAKTFSEWVGGRLPSEAEWEYAARSAGKDGRYPWGDEEATCARAVIAMCGSATAPVCSRPAGNTKQGLCDMAGNAWEWVQDFYHDSYKGAPADGSAWDVRAGGAHVVRGGSWNSGDPCFTRSPGRDLRPGPNHGYLGFRPAR from the coding sequence ATGATGGGAAAACGCCTGGGCTGGGGATCGGTCGCGGCCGCCTGCGCCTTCTTGGCGCTGGCGTGCAAGGCGCCTAAACAGGGCGGCCCCGCGCGGAGCGCGGCGACTGCGGGCCAGGCGGGGATCGCGTGGGTGGCCATACCCGGCGGGAGCTTCATGATGGGGGTGGAGGAGCTGGCAGACAGCAAGCCCCGGCACCAAGTGACGGTGGAGACCTTCCAGATGGCCAAGACTTTGGTGACGAACAAGCAGTACCGAGCCTGCGTGCAGGCCGGAGCCTGCACGGCGCCCATGGACGAAGGGGCAGGCTTCAAGGGCGACGACCAGCCCGTCGTAGGCGTGGACTGGGAGCAAGCCAAGACCTTTTCCGAGTGGGTCGGCGGGAGACTCCCCAGCGAAGCCGAGTGGGAGTACGCGGCGCGCAGCGCGGGCAAGGATGGGCGGTATCCCTGGGGCGATGAGGAGGCCACCTGCGCGCGGGCCGTCATCGCGATGTGCGGCAGCGCGACGGCGCCCGTATGCTCAAGGCCGGCGGGCAACACGAAGCAGGGGCTTTGCGACATGGCGGGCAATGCGTGGGAGTGGGTGCAGGACTTTTATCACGACTCGTACAAAGGCGCGCCGGCGGATGGCAGCGCATGGGATGTCCGGGCGGGCGGGGCGCATGTGGTCCGCGGCGGCTCGTGGAACAGCGGCGACCCGTGCTTCACCCGGTCGCCCGGCCGCGACCTCCGCCCTGGCCCCAACCACGGCTACCTGGGGTTCCGGCCCGCCCGCTGA
- the pssA gene encoding CDP-diacylglycerol--serine O-phosphatidyltransferase gives MDRLSLKRGGQVLAPSIFTVGNMACGFYALLSAYRGEFSASATAIMLGMAFDALDGRVARLVHGDSAFGVEFDSLSDFLTFGVAPGYMMYAFILKDYGAWGYPMAFLFALCGALRLARFNAVAHDSGGSKTYFTGLPIPGAAGFLASFVLLYQIIEEGRPAHTWRFLMAQIPSLYGLAPLMVVGAAFLMVSTIPYPAFKQLPVLRLRSAKLIFALVVLAAIVCVYPQTAAFVVFFAYTIMGPVGTMVRLLRRLLRIKPKPPADVTKTMG, from the coding sequence ATGGACAGGCTGAGCCTCAAGCGCGGCGGGCAGGTCCTGGCCCCCTCGATCTTCACCGTGGGCAACATGGCCTGCGGCTTCTACGCCCTGCTCTCCGCTTACCGCGGCGAGTTCAGCGCCTCGGCCACCGCCATCATGCTGGGCATGGCCTTCGACGCCCTCGACGGCCGCGTGGCGCGCCTGGTGCACGGCGACTCCGCTTTCGGCGTCGAGTTCGACTCCCTCTCGGATTTCCTGACCTTCGGCGTGGCGCCGGGCTACATGATGTACGCCTTCATCCTCAAGGACTACGGGGCCTGGGGCTATCCCATGGCCTTCCTCTTCGCGCTCTGCGGCGCCCTGCGCCTGGCGCGCTTCAACGCCGTGGCCCACGACTCGGGCGGCAGCAAGACCTATTTCACGGGCCTGCCCATCCCGGGCGCGGCGGGGTTCCTGGCCAGCTTCGTGCTGCTCTACCAGATCATCGAGGAGGGCCGGCCCGCGCACACCTGGCGCTTCCTCATGGCCCAGATCCCCTCGCTCTACGGCCTGGCCCCGCTCATGGTGGTGGGCGCCGCCTTCCTGATGGTCTCCACCATCCCCTATCCCGCCTTCAAGCAGCTGCCCGTGCTGCGCCTGCGCTCGGCCAAGCTCATCTTCGCGCTCGTCGTCCTCGCCGCCATTGTCTGCGTCTACCCGCAGACCGCGGCCTTCGTGGTGTTCTTCGCCTACACCATCATGGGGCCGGTCGGCACCATGGTCCGCCTGCTGCGCAGACTCCTGCGCATCAAGCCCAAGCCGCCGGCGGACGTGACCAAGACGATGGGCTGA
- a CDS encoding MFS transporter, giving the protein MPPVKAGPWRFIPTLYLAEGLPYVLINTVSVILYKRLGIANDSIAFWTSWLYLPWVIKMFWGPAVDMVSTKRNWILGTQAAMAAALGAAALSLRSGRFFVMSLFFFTVGAFISATHDIAADGFYMLALSPEDQALFAGIRSTFYRLAMIFGSGLLVYVAGILEISTGNIPMSWTLVMAVPAVMFAGFVFYHRWALPWPDRDGAAARKESEGASFWEILASYFRQEKIGATLAFILLYRLAEAMLVKLAAPFLLDPRSAGGLGLSTSQVGVVYGTVGVGGLVVGGILGGWLISRYGFKRCLWPMVLALHLPDVFFLWMAYAQPPAALAGVLVAAEQFGYGVGFSAFTVYLLMRAGESPYPTSNYAISTGIMALGMMLPGMVSGKIQLALGYQHFYLVVCLATIPGFLVIPFIPKESRPREAAHA; this is encoded by the coding sequence ATGCCGCCCGTAAAAGCCGGCCCCTGGCGCTTCATCCCCACCCTCTACCTGGCCGAAGGCCTGCCTTACGTCCTCATCAATACGGTCTCGGTCATCCTCTACAAGCGCCTGGGCATCGCCAACGACAGCATCGCGTTCTGGACGAGCTGGCTCTATCTGCCCTGGGTCATCAAGATGTTCTGGGGCCCCGCCGTGGACATGGTCTCCACCAAGCGCAACTGGATCCTGGGCACGCAGGCGGCCATGGCCGCGGCCCTGGGCGCCGCGGCCCTGTCATTGCGCAGCGGCCGCTTCTTCGTCATGTCCCTGTTCTTCTTCACCGTCGGCGCCTTCATCTCGGCCACGCACGACATCGCGGCCGACGGCTTCTACATGCTGGCCTTGAGCCCCGAGGACCAGGCCCTCTTCGCCGGCATCCGCTCCACCTTCTACCGGCTGGCCATGATCTTCGGCTCGGGCCTGCTGGTCTACGTCGCCGGCATCCTGGAGATCTCCACCGGGAACATCCCCATGAGCTGGACGCTGGTCATGGCCGTGCCGGCCGTGATGTTCGCGGGCTTCGTCTTCTACCACCGCTGGGCCTTGCCCTGGCCGGACCGCGACGGGGCCGCGGCGCGCAAGGAGTCCGAAGGGGCCTCCTTCTGGGAGATCCTGGCCTCCTATTTCCGCCAGGAAAAGATCGGCGCCACCTTGGCCTTCATCCTGCTCTACCGGCTGGCCGAGGCCATGCTGGTCAAGCTCGCCGCGCCCTTTTTGCTCGACCCGCGCTCGGCCGGCGGACTGGGGCTGAGCACCTCGCAGGTGGGCGTGGTCTACGGGACCGTGGGCGTCGGCGGCCTGGTGGTGGGCGGCATTTTGGGCGGCTGGCTCATCTCGCGCTACGGCTTCAAGCGCTGCCTTTGGCCCATGGTCCTGGCTTTGCACCTGCCCGATGTCTTCTTCCTCTGGATGGCCTACGCCCAGCCGCCCGCGGCCTTGGCCGGGGTCCTGGTGGCCGCGGAGCAGTTCGGCTACGGCGTGGGCTTCTCGGCTTTCACCGTCTACCTGCTCATGCGCGCCGGAGAGAGCCCCTACCCGACCTCGAACTACGCCATCTCCACCGGCATCATGGCCTTGGGCATGATGCTGCCGGGCATGGTCAGCGGCAAGATCCAGCTGGCCCTGGGCTACCAGCACTTCTACCTGGTCGTGTGCCTGGCCACCATCCCAGGCTTCCTCGTAATCCCGTTCATCCCCAAGGAAAGCCGCCCGAGAGAGGCCGCCCATGCCTGA
- a CDS encoding phosphatidylserine decarboxylase — translation MRIARAGWAVIFRCIVGAAGGLLLCRWPELRPGGQVVAVVALVWAAFAAYFFRDPERPLPQDPRKIYSPGDGRVLSIDAEGEGNEVTIRIFLSIFNVHLQRAPCAGTVTEAEYVKGSFRVASAPEARGNERCVLRMTPDGHQGTLVVEQIAGLIARRIECWKGEGDHVAAGERYGMIHFGSQVAVTLPLRTQVLVAVGDLVTAGLTPIAEWTG, via the coding sequence ATGCGCATCGCCAGAGCCGGCTGGGCCGTGATCTTCCGCTGCATCGTGGGCGCCGCAGGGGGCCTGCTGCTCTGCCGCTGGCCGGAGTTGAGGCCGGGAGGCCAGGTCGTCGCGGTCGTGGCCCTGGTCTGGGCCGCTTTCGCCGCCTATTTCTTCCGGGACCCGGAGCGCCCCCTGCCCCAGGATCCCCGGAAGATCTACTCGCCCGGCGACGGCCGCGTGCTCTCCATCGACGCGGAAGGCGAAGGCAACGAGGTCACCATCCGCATCTTCCTCTCCATCTTCAACGTGCACCTGCAGCGCGCGCCCTGCGCCGGGACCGTCACCGAGGCCGAGTACGTCAAGGGCAGCTTCCGGGTCGCCAGCGCGCCCGAGGCCCGCGGCAACGAGCGCTGCGTCCTGCGCATGACCCCGGACGGGCATCAGGGCACGCTGGTCGTGGAGCAGATCGCGGGCCTCATCGCCCGGCGCATCGAGTGCTGGAAAGGAGAGGGCGACCATGTCGCGGCCGGCGAGCGCTACGGCATGATCCACTTCGGCTCCCAGGTCGCCGTGACCTTGCCCCTGCGCACCCAGGTCCTGGTCGCTGTCGGCGACCTCGTGACGGCGGGCCTCACGCCCATAGCGGAATGGACAGGCTGA
- a CDS encoding GDSL-type esterase/lipase family protein produces MNDPQPGAAQPKGALASRPALARLTVLLLGMLCVLAALELGLAAFGMIYRWRYERRPAPSDGKTVILCLGDSFTQGIGGPPGQSYADQLDALLNTGAEPRYRVVNAGRGNASSTIIRSIFLEQVDKVKPRIVTLMIGGANHWNYAGRHRAGRSRLARGLTEAGNRIRVVKLARLLAYQSRQKSPPGPQEEDSAQAAPGRIPPAQVSPAPGMPEHPDGFWTEWSKGLVRCREAAKRGREVRPDLTAEVVALLESDRRETAQKRIQEALRSRPADVRAHALMGFIHWGNHESAQALASFENARRLDPHDGYAQLGLAALAIQSDPGYKAGAPISRILSALPQDALLCRVSGRLLMENNDAVGASAMFQKSLRIDPCQSRGFVALGDAYERLGRRDEALAMRREASRLDLADPDAAVLAKISSLLSAGRYEEILRVCRSRGPDDAGRAQACREAAESLFRGGDSGEMVLMTDALRLGSYDPKAASARAELASLLRKGGSEEAFRFCRSRCRGDSGWIEPCRSVAESLVRKGVFSEQALQWMRDLERLHPRNMDLLLLAKLERLGGRTREADDLFARVVEAGFPDAVPVLDVAKAYLTPPEHPHTGDWARSGRRLAVAALDFFPYWDEIRNLPMESVLASPLRSVPETSDTADMEAWLRSDVQSIADECRRRGIGLVIMNYPPSPKFVWHDYRYQEMAASAGALFVDVQNAFAPSRAAGSQARYFVPDGHCSAEGNGIVARTLAQGMRTAGLLPRDSK; encoded by the coding sequence ATGAATGACCCCCAGCCTGGCGCTGCTCAGCCGAAAGGAGCTCTGGCCTCCCGGCCCGCGCTGGCGCGCTTGACCGTCCTCTTGCTCGGGATGCTGTGCGTCCTGGCGGCGCTCGAACTCGGCCTGGCCGCCTTCGGGATGATATACCGCTGGCGCTACGAGCGACGCCCGGCGCCTTCCGATGGCAAGACGGTCATCCTGTGCCTCGGAGACTCTTTCACGCAGGGCATCGGCGGCCCGCCCGGCCAGAGCTATGCGGACCAGCTCGACGCCCTGCTCAACACGGGAGCCGAACCGAGATACCGGGTGGTCAACGCGGGCCGGGGCAACGCCAGCTCGACGATCATCCGGAGCATCTTCCTCGAACAGGTCGACAAGGTGAAGCCCCGGATCGTGACGCTCATGATCGGCGGCGCGAACCATTGGAACTATGCCGGGCGCCATCGCGCCGGCCGATCGCGCCTGGCGCGCGGGCTCACGGAGGCTGGGAACCGCATCCGGGTCGTCAAGCTCGCCCGCCTGCTGGCATACCAATCGCGCCAGAAGTCCCCGCCCGGTCCTCAGGAGGAAGACTCCGCGCAGGCCGCTCCCGGCCGCATCCCCCCCGCCCAGGTCTCCCCTGCGCCGGGCATGCCGGAGCATCCGGACGGTTTCTGGACGGAATGGTCAAAGGGTCTCGTCCGGTGCCGCGAGGCGGCCAAACGCGGCCGGGAGGTCCGTCCCGATCTGACCGCCGAGGTCGTGGCCCTGCTGGAATCGGACCGACGGGAGACGGCCCAAAAGCGGATCCAGGAAGCCCTCCGCTCCCGGCCCGCGGACGTCCGGGCCCACGCCTTGATGGGATTCATCCATTGGGGCAACCACGAATCGGCTCAGGCGCTGGCGAGCTTCGAGAACGCCCGCCGGCTTGACCCCCACGACGGCTATGCCCAACTGGGGCTGGCCGCATTGGCGATCCAATCAGACCCGGGCTACAAGGCTGGCGCGCCCATTTCCCGGATCCTCTCAGCGCTGCCGCAGGACGCGCTGCTCTGCCGCGTCTCTGGACGTCTGCTCATGGAGAACAACGATGCTGTCGGCGCCAGCGCCATGTTCCAGAAGTCCCTGCGCATCGATCCCTGCCAGAGCCGCGGCTTCGTCGCGCTGGGCGATGCCTACGAGAGGCTCGGGCGGCGGGATGAAGCCCTGGCCATGAGGCGGGAAGCGTCCCGCCTCGATCTCGCCGATCCCGACGCGGCGGTTCTGGCCAAGATCTCATCCTTGCTCAGCGCGGGCCGATACGAGGAGATCCTTCGCGTCTGCCGCTCCCGAGGTCCTGACGACGCCGGGCGGGCCCAGGCCTGCCGCGAGGCGGCCGAATCGCTCTTCAGAGGCGGCGACTCCGGGGAGATGGTCCTGATGACGGACGCCCTGCGCCTCGGTTCTTACGATCCGAAAGCAGCTTCGGCGCGGGCCGAGCTGGCGTCTCTGCTCAGGAAAGGCGGGTCCGAGGAAGCCTTCCGTTTCTGCCGGTCGCGCTGCCGCGGCGATTCCGGCTGGATCGAGCCCTGCCGCTCCGTGGCCGAATCGCTGGTCCGCAAGGGCGTCTTCTCGGAGCAGGCCTTGCAGTGGATGCGGGACCTGGAACGGCTTCATCCGCGCAACATGGACCTCTTGCTCCTGGCGAAATTGGAACGGCTCGGGGGCCGGACGCGGGAAGCCGACGACCTCTTTGCCCGGGTGGTGGAAGCGGGGTTCCCCGATGCCGTGCCCGTCCTCGATGTCGCCAAGGCTTACCTCACCCCGCCGGAGCATCCCCACACGGGAGACTGGGCTCGCTCCGGCAGACGCCTGGCTGTGGCGGCGTTGGATTTCTTCCCCTATTGGGATGAGATCAGGAACCTGCCCATGGAATCCGTATTGGCTTCCCCCCTGCGATCGGTGCCAGAGACCTCGGATACGGCCGACATGGAGGCCTGGCTCCGCAGCGACGTCCAGAGCATCGCCGACGAGTGCCGCAGGCGCGGGATAGGGCTCGTCATCATGAACTACCCTCCCTCGCCCAAGTTCGTCTGGCACGATTACAGATACCAGGAGATGGCAGCGAGCGCAGGCGCCTTGTTCGTGGACGTCCAGAACGCCTTTGCGCCCTCGCGCGCAGCCGGTTCCCAAGCCCGGTATTTCGTCCCGGACGGGCACTGCAGCGCCGAGGGCAACGGCATAGTGGCGCGAACGCTCGCCCAAGGGATGAGGACGGCCGGGCTTCTACCGCGGGATTCCAAATGA
- a CDS encoding ATPase, T2SS/T4P/T4SS family: MPEGSPAPDPKKLKQAAIMAAEILGLQLEALRQEFHAGRWAAFESAKGFLEGPYSSWAARAGRMVREAPDDDAAELANRLRAAFLDLERACRAFMRLLHEEKRARRDEVCAGESLVSTDSHEENLNDLLDILRSVAPALCDLGLRQLLELADAPEPAEGSRTAHPAVRLASIIMLDAHRRGASDITALPGSWVSLLQYRLGGMLVPILELSLPYHRALAARFKAMAGMDLSQRRRPQEGKAEAGRDPESQTPLAIIRVLPTIHGERVDIHLEGPPKPILDPHELGLAPKDLDRYEALLDSRGGLILHAGLSGTGKKTAMLAAAAALAKKGRNAFALLAHHHYDAPGVSISVAQPASKEHAEFLKGMLARKPDVLVIAELADPETMREALQAASRGVLVLGALPCDSALAALRRLFDMELAQDLVRQALLGACAHRLPRRLCPCHRLDAAKAEESSLLGGEPAGQKLGRPVGCPACLNTGFRGVAPAFELLTVGPGLKPLLKTGVSDEDWLQAARADGMTPFRENLVRLVLEGLTSVAEAKRWGLAA, from the coding sequence ATGCCTGAAGGCAGTCCCGCGCCCGACCCGAAGAAGCTCAAGCAAGCGGCCATCATGGCGGCGGAGATATTGGGCCTGCAGTTGGAGGCCCTGCGCCAGGAGTTCCACGCCGGCCGCTGGGCCGCCTTCGAGTCCGCCAAGGGATTCCTCGAAGGTCCTTACTCGTCCTGGGCGGCCCGGGCCGGGCGGATGGTGCGCGAGGCGCCGGACGACGACGCGGCCGAGCTGGCCAACCGCCTGCGCGCGGCTTTCCTGGACCTGGAACGGGCCTGCCGGGCCTTCATGCGCCTGCTCCACGAGGAGAAGCGGGCCCGCCGCGACGAGGTCTGCGCCGGGGAATCCTTGGTCTCCACGGACTCCCATGAGGAGAATCTCAACGACCTCCTGGACATCCTGCGCTCCGTGGCCCCGGCGCTCTGCGACCTGGGCCTGCGCCAGCTCCTCGAGCTGGCCGACGCGCCGGAGCCGGCCGAGGGCTCGCGGACCGCGCATCCCGCGGTGCGCCTGGCCTCGATCATCATGCTCGACGCTCATCGCCGCGGGGCCAGCGACATCACGGCTTTGCCCGGCTCCTGGGTGAGCCTGCTGCAGTACCGCCTGGGCGGCATGCTGGTCCCGATCCTGGAGCTGTCTTTGCCCTATCACCGCGCTCTGGCCGCGCGCTTCAAGGCCATGGCCGGGATGGACCTCAGCCAGAGACGCCGGCCGCAGGAAGGCAAGGCCGAGGCCGGCCGGGACCCGGAGTCCCAGACCCCGCTGGCCATCATCCGCGTCCTGCCCACCATCCACGGCGAGCGGGTGGACATCCACCTGGAGGGGCCGCCCAAGCCCATCCTGGACCCGCACGAGCTGGGCCTGGCGCCGAAGGACCTGGACCGCTACGAGGCGCTGCTCGATTCCAGGGGCGGGCTGATCCTCCACGCCGGCCTTTCCGGCACCGGCAAGAAGACCGCCATGCTCGCCGCGGCCGCGGCCTTGGCCAAGAAAGGCCGCAACGCCTTCGCTTTGCTGGCCCATCACCATTACGACGCGCCCGGAGTGTCCATCTCCGTGGCGCAGCCGGCCTCCAAGGAGCACGCGGAGTTCCTCAAGGGGATGCTGGCGCGCAAGCCGGATGTGCTGGTCATCGCGGAGCTGGCGGACCCGGAGACCATGCGCGAGGCGCTCCAGGCCGCCTCGCGCGGGGTGCTGGTGCTGGGCGCCTTGCCCTGCGACAGCGCCTTGGCCGCCCTGCGCAGGCTCTTCGACATGGAGCTGGCGCAGGACCTGGTGCGCCAGGCGCTGCTGGGAGCGTGCGCGCACCGGCTGCCCAGGCGTCTTTGCCCCTGCCACCGGCTGGACGCGGCCAAGGCCGAGGAATCGAGTCTTCTCGGAGGTGAGCCGGCCGGGCAGAAGCTGGGCCGGCCCGTGGGCTGCCCGGCCTGCCTCAACACGGGCTTCCGCGGCGTGGCCCCGGCCTTCGAGCTCCTGACCGTGGGCCCGGGACTCAAGCCCCTGCTCAAGACCGGCGTTTCGGATGAGGACTGGCTCCAGGCGGCGCGCGCCGACGGCATGACGCCGTTCCGGGAGAACCTGGTCCGGCTCGTCCTGGAGGGGCTGACTTCCGTGGCCGAAGCGAAGCGCTGGGGCTTGGCCGCCTAG
- the dut gene encoding dUTP diphosphatase yields MTKPLLKIQKVHSAAILPGYAHPGDAGLDLHAVEAATLPAGKSGLVRTGLKVELPRGTEAQIRPRSGLALKSSVTVLNSPGTIDEGYRGEVGVILINHGQKPFAIAPGMRIAQLVVNPVLTVRVKEVPRLSESHRASGGFGSTGR; encoded by the coding sequence TTGACTAAACCACTGCTCAAGATTCAGAAGGTGCATTCGGCCGCCATCCTCCCCGGCTACGCCCATCCAGGGGATGCCGGGCTGGACCTTCATGCCGTAGAGGCGGCCACGCTGCCCGCGGGAAAGAGCGGCTTGGTCCGCACAGGCCTCAAGGTCGAACTGCCGCGCGGCACCGAGGCCCAGATCCGGCCCAGGAGCGGCTTGGCTTTGAAATCCTCGGTTACCGTGCTTAATTCCCCGGGCACCATCGATGAGGGCTATCGCGGAGAGGTCGGGGTCATCCTCATCAACCACGGCCAGAAGCCCTTCGCGATCGCGCCCGGGATGCGCATCGCCCAATTGGTGGTGAATCCCGTCCTGACCGTCCGCGTGAAGGAAGTCCCCCGCCTCTCCGAAAGCCATAGGGCCTCCGGGGGCTTCGGGTCCACGGGCAGATAG